From Halodesulfovibrio aestuarii DSM 17919 = ATCC 29578, the proteins below share one genomic window:
- the gyrA gene encoding DNA gyrase subunit A — MSLEPQITIEEELKKAYLEYSLSVIVGRAIPDARDGLKPVHRRIMYAQHELGNSYSRGHKKSARIVGDVIGKYHPHGDSAVYDALVRMAQPFAMRDPLVDGQGNFGSIDGDAAAAMRYTESRMSRLAGEFLNDIEKETVEFRPNYDNTLLEPTVLPTKVPNLLLNGTSGIAVGMATNIPPHNLGELIGALFVLLEDRDATVSQLMEHVKGPDFPTGGFCYAGKGLIDAYNTGRGTVKVRGKLEVEERKKGLQSLVIKEIPYALNKSSLVEKIASLVNDRKIEGITDLRDESDRKGIRVVIDLKRGTIPEIVINSLYKFTPLETSFGINMLAVVNNKPELLNLRTALLHFLDHRREVIIRRTRYDLRKAEARAHILEGLRIALDNIDEVVKIIRASKTAADAKLALKERFELSDVQAQAILDMRLQRLTNLEHEKLLEEYNELIKLIEYLTSILENRDVLRGVIREELEYINERYTTPRRTAIEFDELDGIEIEDLIPDDDVVITLSRRGYIKRTTLEVYRAQRRGGKGIAGLHTGDGDFVQDFLTTSNHQHLLLFSNKGRMFQMKVHQVAEGSRTAKGVHIANLLPLENSEWITTVLCVRDFESDRFFLFATKSGMVKRSSAELYKKSRRTGIIAVGLKENDELIMVREVDDHCQIVLTTASGIAIRFSCTDVRAMGRSATGVKGIALKGEDQVVACVTLREDSECEIMTVAENGYGKRTRIDLYRIQSRGGKGIINFKVTPKTGKVLGAIPVLLDDELILLTSDNKVIRMGVKEIRSVGRATQGVRLVNMDKGGHVVGFDRVVEQQQEDQE, encoded by the coding sequence GTGTCACTAGAACCGCAAATTACTATCGAAGAGGAGCTCAAGAAGGCATATCTTGAGTACTCCCTCAGTGTTATTGTCGGCCGTGCTATTCCGGATGCCCGAGATGGTCTTAAGCCGGTACACAGACGTATTATGTACGCACAGCATGAACTGGGTAACTCGTACAGCCGTGGACATAAAAAATCTGCTCGTATCGTCGGTGACGTAATCGGTAAGTATCACCCGCATGGTGACTCAGCTGTGTATGATGCGTTGGTTCGAATGGCGCAGCCATTCGCAATGCGCGATCCGCTTGTTGACGGTCAGGGTAACTTTGGTTCCATCGATGGCGATGCCGCAGCGGCAATGCGTTATACAGAATCACGTATGTCCCGCCTTGCAGGCGAGTTCCTGAATGATATCGAGAAGGAAACCGTTGAGTTCCGTCCAAACTACGATAACACTCTCCTTGAACCGACCGTGCTGCCTACCAAGGTGCCGAACCTGTTGCTTAACGGTACTTCCGGTATTGCCGTTGGTATGGCGACCAACATTCCACCGCATAACCTTGGTGAACTTATTGGCGCCTTATTTGTTCTGCTTGAAGACCGGGATGCAACAGTGTCTCAGCTTATGGAGCATGTTAAAGGGCCTGACTTCCCGACAGGCGGTTTCTGCTACGCAGGTAAAGGACTTATAGATGCATACAATACCGGTCGCGGTACTGTAAAAGTTCGTGGCAAGCTTGAAGTAGAAGAACGTAAAAAAGGACTTCAATCTCTTGTTATTAAAGAAATTCCTTACGCTCTTAACAAGTCTTCTCTTGTAGAAAAAATTGCATCTCTCGTTAATGACCGCAAAATTGAAGGTATTACCGACCTTCGTGATGAGTCTGATCGTAAAGGTATTCGAGTTGTTATCGATTTGAAGCGTGGCACTATCCCAGAGATTGTTATCAACTCTCTGTACAAGTTTACCCCGCTTGAAACGTCTTTTGGCATTAATATGCTGGCAGTTGTAAATAACAAACCGGAACTCCTTAACTTACGCACCGCGCTGCTTCATTTTCTTGATCACCGCCGTGAAGTTATTATCCGTCGTACTCGTTATGATTTGCGTAAAGCAGAAGCACGCGCGCATATTCTCGAAGGGTTACGGATTGCTCTCGATAATATCGATGAAGTTGTTAAAATTATCCGTGCATCTAAAACTGCTGCGGATGCAAAACTTGCTCTCAAGGAGCGGTTTGAGCTTTCAGATGTTCAGGCACAGGCTATTCTGGATATGCGCCTCCAGCGTCTGACCAACCTTGAGCACGAAAAGCTTCTTGAAGAATATAATGAGCTTATCAAGTTGATTGAATACCTCACCTCTATTCTCGAAAACCGGGATGTGCTGCGTGGTGTTATTCGTGAAGAACTTGAATATATTAATGAAAGATATACTACTCCTCGTCGTACAGCTATTGAGTTTGATGAACTTGACGGTATTGAAATCGAAGATCTCATTCCTGATGATGACGTAGTAATTACCCTTTCCCGTCGAGGCTACATCAAGCGTACTACTCTTGAAGTATACCGCGCTCAGCGTCGTGGAGGTAAAGGGATTGCCGGACTGCATACGGGTGATGGAGACTTTGTTCAGGACTTCCTGACAACTTCAAACCACCAGCACCTGCTTCTCTTCAGTAACAAGGGACGCATGTTCCAGATGAAGGTGCATCAGGTTGCTGAAGGTTCCCGTACTGCGAAAGGTGTACATATCGCCAACCTGTTGCCGCTTGAAAATAGTGAGTGGATCACAACAGTACTGTGTGTCCGTGACTTTGAATCTGACCGTTTCTTCCTCTTTGCGACTAAGAGCGGCATGGTTAAGCGTTCCAGCGCTGAACTGTATAAAAAAAGTCGTCGCACTGGTATCATTGCTGTCGGTCTTAAAGAGAATGACGAACTCATCATGGTTCGTGAAGTTGATGATCACTGCCAGATTGTTCTGACAACAGCCTCCGGTATAGCTATCCGTTTCTCCTGCACTGATGTTCGAGCAATGGGACGTTCCGCAACTGGCGTAAAAGGCATTGCTCTCAAGGGTGAGGATCAGGTTGTAGCCTGTGTAACTCTCCGTGAAGATTCCGAATGCGAGATTATGACTGTTGCAGAAAACGGCTACGGAAAACGTACCCGTATTGATCTCTACCGTATCCAGTCTCGTGGTGGTAAAGGTATCATTAACTTTAAAGTGACACCGAAAACCGGCAAGGTACTTGGCGCAATTCCTGTACTGCTTGATGATGAGCTTATTCTGTTGACTTCCGATAACAAAGTTATCCGCATGGGAGTTAAGGAAATTCGTTCAGTAGGTCGTGCGACACAGGGTGTACGTCTTGTTAACATGGATAAAGGCGGACATGTTGTTGGATTTGACCGTGTAGTTGAACAACAGCAGGAAGATCAGGAATAG
- a CDS encoding tetratricopeptide repeat protein, protein MNRSVLLLLVMVTILVSGCMQPETEDELSRARKAFINKEYTEAERFYQRYLRDYDNGTERWNVWNRLVEITGTVRGNKDRAIELLDAMLLEFSGEPARYKQILISKGNIFGEVGRWGEATTVWSQLLSAPEVTTEEEAQAYASLGKAYLMRGDYELAVDAFKDCRELELDNSEHQTLCIYELAQAYVYLGNFFEAEQSLNNLLQYKGVETTLMARAKLLLADIYEQQEKPLKAITLLEEIRNTYPNPRVVEFRLKNLQKEM, encoded by the coding sequence ATGAACCGAAGTGTTCTATTGCTTCTTGTGATGGTAACCATCCTCGTCTCCGGCTGCATGCAGCCGGAGACAGAGGATGAACTTTCCAGAGCACGTAAGGCATTTATAAATAAAGAATACACGGAGGCGGAGCGTTTTTATCAACGCTATCTTCGTGATTATGATAACGGAACAGAGCGCTGGAATGTATGGAACCGTCTTGTTGAGATAACTGGAACAGTTCGGGGAAATAAAGATAGAGCTATCGAATTGCTTGATGCAATGCTGCTTGAATTTTCTGGAGAACCGGCTCGTTATAAACAGATTCTCATAAGCAAAGGGAATATTTTTGGAGAAGTAGGTCGCTGGGGAGAGGCAACAACTGTGTGGTCACAGTTGTTGAGTGCTCCGGAAGTGACAACCGAGGAAGAGGCACAAGCCTATGCCAGTCTCGGTAAAGCTTATCTCATGCGTGGAGATTACGAGTTGGCTGTGGATGCATTTAAAGATTGTCGTGAGCTAGAGTTAGATAACTCTGAACATCAGACTCTCTGTATCTATGAGCTTGCACAAGCCTACGTTTATCTTGGAAATTTTTTTGAAGCTGAGCAAAGCCTGAATAATTTATTGCAATATAAAGGTGTTGAAACCACTCTTATGGCGCGGGCTAAATTGCTTCTTGCAGATATATATGAACAGCAGGAAAAACCGCTTAAGGCTATAACATTGTTAGAGGAAATTCGAAATACCTACCCGAATCCACGGGTTGTAGAGTTCAGACTGAAGAATTTACAGAAAGAAATGTAA
- the def gene encoding peptide deformylase has protein sequence MICEVLHYPDSRLAEKSKPVEEITKEIKELAAAMTETMYKEEGIGLAAPQVGKLHRLVVIDVSGPEVRNELMTLINPVIVSAEGSCDSEEGCLSVPGYRSKIKRSETVVVKAQDLEGNDVTIEADGLLAICLQHELDHLDGILFIDKMSRLKRSLYDKKVKKWLKR, from the coding sequence ATGATTTGCGAAGTTTTGCATTATCCTGACAGCCGTCTTGCTGAAAAAAGCAAGCCTGTCGAAGAGATTACCAAAGAGATTAAAGAACTTGCAGCGGCTATGACTGAGACCATGTATAAAGAAGAAGGTATTGGCCTTGCAGCCCCACAGGTTGGCAAGTTGCACCGTCTTGTTGTTATAGATGTTTCCGGTCCTGAAGTTCGCAACGAACTGATGACACTGATCAACCCTGTGATCGTTTCGGCTGAGGGTTCCTGTGATTCTGAAGAGGGGTGTCTGTCTGTTCCCGGTTACCGTTCAAAAATTAAGCGTTCTGAAACAGTAGTTGTTAAAGCGCAGGATTTGGAAGGTAATGATGTTACCATTGAAGCAGATGGTCTTCTCGCAATCTGCTTACAGCATGAACTTGATCACCTTGATGGTATTCTCTTTATTGATAAAATGAGCCGTCTGAAACGTTCTCTGTATGACAAGAAGGTGAAAAAATGGTTGAAAAGGTAG
- the fmt gene encoding methionyl-tRNA formyltransferase has product MVEKVGKLRVVYMGTPDFAATILDRVSQWDGADVVGVYTQPDRPCGRGQVCKPSAVKMLALEKGYDIYQPLNFKDESDVEQLEALKPDVLLVAAYGLILPQRVLDIATHGAINVHASLLPKYRGAAPIQRAIMNGDPVTGITIMQMEKGLDSGPILLQRALAIGIDDTAGSLHDELAVLGGELLVEALQKLFVGDLHPKVQDHDRSTHAAKLTKAEGLLDWNQTALKLHAHLRGISPWPGGYFILERAGKKSVRVAIEPGIIGPDLEEGIAPGTVLGLQDDAIAIATTDRMYLVRNLRPANKKVMDAKAFACGYLAQCDDATCSGEGLC; this is encoded by the coding sequence ATGGTTGAAAAGGTAGGTAAACTTCGCGTCGTATACATGGGCACTCCTGATTTCGCGGCAACAATTCTTGATCGTGTATCTCAGTGGGATGGAGCAGATGTTGTTGGTGTATACACACAGCCTGACCGACCTTGTGGACGCGGGCAGGTATGCAAACCTTCTGCTGTAAAAATGCTTGCCTTAGAAAAAGGCTACGATATTTATCAGCCGCTTAATTTTAAAGATGAGTCAGATGTTGAGCAGCTTGAAGCGCTCAAGCCTGATGTTCTGCTTGTTGCTGCGTATGGCCTTATTCTTCCGCAGCGTGTACTAGATATTGCAACGCATGGCGCTATTAATGTTCATGCTTCTCTTTTGCCTAAATATCGTGGCGCGGCACCTATCCAGCGCGCTATTATGAATGGTGATCCAGTTACCGGCATCACCATTATGCAGATGGAAAAAGGTTTGGATTCTGGGCCGATTTTATTACAGCGTGCACTTGCCATCGGTATTGATGATACCGCAGGTTCCTTACATGACGAATTGGCCGTGCTGGGCGGTGAATTGCTGGTTGAAGCCTTGCAGAAGCTTTTTGTCGGAGATTTGCATCCCAAAGTGCAGGATCATGATCGTTCTACCCATGCCGCAAAGTTGACCAAGGCAGAAGGTTTGCTTGACTGGAATCAAACCGCTTTGAAGTTACATGCGCATCTGAGAGGAATTTCTCCATGGCCGGGCGGCTATTTTATTCTTGAGCGTGCCGGAAAAAAATCTGTTCGAGTTGCTATTGAGCCTGGTATAATAGGCCCAGACCTTGAAGAAGGTATAGCTCCCGGAACAGTTCTTGGATTGCAGGATGACGCAATTGCAATTGCTACGACAGACCGTATGTACTTAGTACGCAACTTGCGTCCGGCTAATAAAAAGGTGATGGACGCGAAGGCATTTGCCTGCGGGTATCTTGCTCAATGTGACGACGCAACTTGTTCCGGTGAAGGGCTTTGTTAA
- a CDS encoding DUF116 domain-containing protein: protein MLFHKKDLDNPERYYGARKRLFIGLITGTSILLCSLLFAGWIIPFIGFSNIHPSLPYFFGLVFGAAIFFICWTTLGLVLQILKGKAVLGSAKMRGLTIRIFLPLMTMLARLLGIDKCRVRQSFIRVNNELVRSENGKFEAKDILILTPHCLQASDCSLRLSYNVDNCKRCGRCPVAMLLKLRDHYGVKFTIATGGTIARRIVVQEKPKFIIAVACERDLTSGIQDTYPLPVYGVLNERPCGPCLDTTVPELSMERALRMFIKNPGPPLLFEAAFGHADTKC, encoded by the coding sequence ATGCTGTTTCATAAAAAAGATCTTGATAATCCAGAACGGTATTATGGGGCCCGTAAAAGGCTATTTATTGGCTTAATTACGGGCACTTCTATTTTGCTGTGCTCCCTTTTGTTTGCAGGGTGGATTATCCCTTTCATCGGCTTTTCTAATATCCATCCATCGTTACCGTACTTTTTTGGACTTGTTTTTGGTGCAGCTATTTTTTTCATTTGCTGGACAACTCTGGGGCTTGTTCTGCAAATTCTTAAAGGTAAAGCAGTTCTTGGAAGTGCCAAAATGCGCGGGTTGACGATTCGAATATTTTTGCCGCTCATGACAATGCTTGCTCGTTTGCTCGGTATCGACAAGTGTAGAGTTCGACAATCGTTTATTCGTGTAAATAATGAATTAGTGCGGTCTGAAAACGGGAAGTTTGAAGCAAAAGATATTTTAATTCTTACGCCGCATTGTTTGCAGGCGAGTGACTGTTCGCTGCGTCTTTCCTATAATGTTGATAATTGTAAGCGGTGCGGGCGCTGTCCTGTAGCTATGCTTCTTAAATTACGTGACCATTATGGGGTTAAATTTACTATTGCGACAGGTGGCACAATAGCCCGGCGCATTGTGGTGCAAGAGAAGCCAAAATTTATTATCGCTGTAGCATGTGAGCGCGATTTAACTTCCGGTATTCAGGATACATACCCGCTTCCTGTGTATGGTGTATTGAATGAACGTCCGTGTGGCCCGTGTCTTGATACTACCGTACCGGAGCTTTCAATGGAGCGGGCGCTACGCATGTTCATTAAAAATCCGGGGCCTCCGTTATTGTTTGAAGCCGCTTTCGGCCACGCAGATACAAAGTGCTAG
- a CDS encoding transcription antitermination factor NusB, protein MARRKDSALPPARSVALEVISQVLDKGRDVQAALDYQLNNQKITAQDSALCTELVYGFLRYKGRIEALLGLFLKDSSKLPKKAASVMGLAAYEMLYLDRIPVYASVDWCVGYVKKRFSLGLGKLTNAVLRNLDRMGEKAHDMESIRKEGMSDIALLAAWHSMPEWIVSAWMEAYGEERTQVLLANAQKHAPLGIRVNQTFEAGMDLVNELANDGKSIETIGYGVMYPAGSQPAELKTMINDGLISRQSMASQEVLREALPETWEGPVWDCCCGRGGKTYALLEQDVDVTFASDTSRKRLLGMREEAERLAMYPPESLLMSAAEPPKKGSPLEENPPATILADVPCSGFGTLSRRPDVRYHRTTEGISDLVEVQKAIMENTFSVLKDGGLLVYMTCTINPDENEKQVQAFLERHPEAKLEKEWHTPDDSPYGEYFYVALLRKP, encoded by the coding sequence ATGGCAAGACGTAAAGATTCAGCATTACCGCCAGCTCGTTCGGTTGCGCTTGAAGTTATCTCACAGGTTTTAGATAAGGGCCGCGACGTTCAGGCAGCGCTGGATTATCAGCTCAATAATCAGAAGATTACAGCACAGGACTCCGCCTTGTGCACAGAGTTGGTATACGGATTTTTACGCTATAAGGGGCGTATAGAGGCTCTTTTAGGATTGTTCCTGAAGGATAGCTCGAAACTGCCGAAAAAGGCCGCCAGTGTAATGGGGCTTGCAGCGTATGAAATGCTGTATCTTGACCGTATTCCTGTTTATGCTTCTGTTGACTGGTGTGTTGGATATGTGAAAAAGCGTTTTTCATTAGGTCTTGGTAAATTAACAAACGCAGTATTGCGTAACCTCGACCGTATGGGTGAAAAAGCGCATGATATGGAATCAATCCGTAAAGAAGGGATGTCTGACATCGCACTTCTCGCTGCGTGGCATTCGATGCCTGAGTGGATTGTTTCCGCATGGATGGAAGCCTACGGTGAAGAGCGTACACAGGTACTGCTCGCAAATGCACAGAAACATGCACCGCTTGGTATTCGTGTTAACCAGACATTTGAAGCCGGTATGGATCTTGTTAATGAGCTCGCCAACGATGGTAAAAGCATCGAAACTATCGGGTATGGTGTGATGTATCCGGCTGGTTCCCAACCGGCAGAGCTTAAAACCATGATTAACGACGGCCTTATTTCCCGGCAGTCCATGGCATCACAGGAAGTACTTCGTGAAGCGCTCCCTGAAACTTGGGAAGGACCAGTATGGGATTGCTGTTGTGGACGTGGTGGTAAAACCTATGCCTTGCTTGAGCAGGATGTAGACGTAACTTTTGCTTCTGATACTTCACGAAAACGCCTTTTAGGTATGCGCGAGGAAGCAGAGCGCCTTGCCATGTATCCACCAGAATCTCTTCTCATGTCCGCAGCAGAGCCGCCTAAGAAAGGCTCTCCTCTTGAAGAAAATCCACCTGCAACTATTCTTGCAGATGTCCCATGTTCCGGATTCGGAACTCTTTCACGCCGTCCGGATGTTCGTTACCATCGCACAACAGAAGGGATTTCTGACCTCGTTGAAGTACAGAAAGCTATTATGGAAAATACTTTTTCTGTTCTCAAAGACGGTGGGCTGCTTGTGTACATGACCTGTACTATCAATCCTGACGAAAACGAAAAACAGGTTCAGGCGTTCCTCGAACGGCATCCTGAAGCTAAACTCGAAAAAGAATGGCACACTCCAGACGATAGCCCGTACGGTGAATATTTCTACGTGGCGTTGTTGAGAAAGCCTTAA
- a CDS encoding 2-oxoacid:acceptor oxidoreductase family protein gives MYQDVIIAGFGGQGVMLIGNLLAYAGMEAGSEVTYIPVYGPEMRGGTANCTVVISSEDIGSPIIQSPKSLIIMNQPSLDKFQPKLIDGGIQILNTSLVDASIAEDRVTTYTVPANEIADGLGNTRMANMVALGAYVQATGCVPLEQVKESLKSVISSRYGHLIPKNAEALQAGADHVAKQMK, from the coding sequence ATGTATCAGGACGTTATTATCGCCGGTTTCGGTGGTCAGGGCGTTATGCTCATCGGTAACCTGCTCGCATATGCAGGCATGGAAGCTGGCTCTGAAGTTACTTACATCCCTGTTTACGGTCCGGAAATGCGCGGCGGTACTGCAAACTGCACCGTTGTAATTTCCTCAGAAGACATCGGTTCCCCTATTATCCAGAGCCCTAAATCTCTGATCATCATGAACCAGCCTTCTCTCGACAAATTCCAGCCGAAGCTCATCGATGGCGGTATTCAGATTCTGAACACTTCACTCGTTGATGCATCAATAGCTGAAGACCGTGTAACAACCTACACAGTACCTGCTAACGAAATTGCTGACGGCCTCGGCAATACCCGTATGGCAAACATGGTCGCTCTCGGTGCATACGTGCAGGCAACAGGCTGTGTACCATTAGAACAGGTTAAAGAATCCCTTAAATCTGTCATCAGCTCACGCTACGGTCACCTGATCCCTAAAAACGCTGAAGCCCTTCAGGCTGGCGCAGATCATGTAGCAAAACAAATGAAGTAA
- a CDS encoding thiamine pyrophosphate-dependent enzyme, translating to MSEKLVFDAPEIMIDRPTHYCPGCHHGVAHRLVGEVLTEMGLVDDTLCVGSIGCSVFIYNYLDVDAVEAPHGRAPAVATGLKRAHKDKFVFTYQGDGDLASIGLAEIVHAANRGEKISVVFINNTVYGMTGGQMAPTTLLGQKTTTSPNGRSAEEHGMAIRMSEIIGGLGGTAYCERVSLDSVKNIRRAKKALRKAFEMQINGTGFGFVEMLSACPTNWKMDPIAANTRISEEMIPYFPLGVFKDVTKDGEE from the coding sequence ATGTCTGAAAAACTCGTTTTCGACGCACCTGAAATCATGATTGACCGCCCAACGCATTACTGCCCGGGTTGTCATCACGGCGTTGCACACCGCCTCGTGGGTGAAGTGCTTACCGAAATGGGCCTTGTAGACGACACCCTTTGTGTCGGCTCCATCGGTTGTTCCGTATTTATCTACAACTACCTTGATGTAGATGCAGTTGAAGCACCTCATGGCCGTGCTCCTGCTGTAGCAACCGGCCTTAAACGCGCACATAAAGATAAATTCGTTTTCACCTATCAGGGTGACGGTGACTTAGCTTCTATCGGTCTTGCTGAGATTGTTCACGCTGCGAACCGCGGCGAAAAAATCTCCGTTGTATTCATCAACAACACCGTATACGGCATGACCGGTGGACAGATGGCTCCTACTACCCTTCTAGGCCAGAAAACTACCACTTCTCCTAACGGCCGCTCAGCAGAAGAACATGGCATGGCTATCCGGATGAGTGAAATCATCGGTGGTCTCGGCGGTACTGCGTACTGCGAACGTGTATCTCTTGATTCTGTTAAAAATATCCGCCGTGCTAAAAAAGCTCTGCGCAAGGCCTTCGAAATGCAGATTAACGGTACCGGCTTCGGTTTTGTAGAAATGCTCTCCGCATGTCCTACTAACTGGAAAATGGATCCAATCGCTGCCAATACCCGCATCTCTGAAGAAATGATTCCATACTTCCCTCTGGGAGTATTCAAAGATGTGACCAAGGACGGGGAGGAATAA
- a CDS encoding 3-methyl-2-oxobutanoate dehydrogenase subunit VorB, producing MSEKKRIFIKGNEAIARGALAAGCTCYFGYPITPQNDIPEFLSTEMATVNGEFVQAESEVAAANMLLGAAAGGARAMTTSSSPGVSLMQEAISYMAGSELPGVIVNVNRGGPGLGDIGSSQGDYFQSTRGGGHGDYRTLVLAPGTCQEGYDMMIEAFDLAFKYRNPVLVLADAIVGQMKEPVIPWEPKAADNHGAENWCLDGAKGREKRLLKSLFLEDGALAGQNRNLQAKYEAMQEEARADVFECDDAELVVVAFGSIGRIVKSTVRRLRSEGKKVGLVRPLTLYPFPSEVLRDIAKKGKRFLTIEQNCGQMVDDVRLSVRGIADSEFHGHMPGDLPGSDDFLAPIIKHLED from the coding sequence ATGTCCGAAAAAAAACGTATTTTTATCAAAGGTAACGAAGCGATTGCCCGTGGTGCACTCGCTGCCGGTTGTACCTGTTACTTCGGTTATCCTATTACTCCCCAGAATGATATTCCTGAATTTCTTTCCACCGAAATGGCTACAGTTAACGGTGAATTTGTTCAGGCTGAATCTGAAGTTGCTGCGGCAAATATGCTCTTAGGTGCTGCTGCTGGCGGCGCACGTGCTATGACAACATCTTCTTCCCCTGGCGTATCTCTCATGCAGGAAGCAATTTCCTACATGGCTGGCTCTGAGCTTCCGGGTGTTATTGTAAACGTTAACCGTGGTGGTCCAGGTCTTGGTGACATCGGATCTTCTCAGGGTGACTACTTCCAGTCTACCCGAGGCGGCGGTCACGGTGACTACCGTACACTCGTTCTTGCTCCTGGCACCTGTCAGGAAGGCTACGACATGATGATCGAGGCGTTTGACCTTGCATTCAAATATCGTAATCCTGTTCTCGTTCTTGCCGATGCTATCGTTGGGCAAATGAAAGAACCGGTAATCCCTTGGGAACCAAAAGCCGCTGATAACCATGGTGCTGAAAACTGGTGCCTCGACGGTGCTAAAGGTCGCGAAAAGCGTCTGCTAAAATCCCTCTTCCTCGAAGACGGTGCTCTTGCAGGCCAAAACCGCAACCTGCAGGCTAAATACGAAGCAATGCAGGAAGAAGCGCGCGCAGACGTTTTTGAATGCGACGATGCAGAGCTTGTAGTAGTAGCATTCGGCTCTATTGGCCGTATTGTTAAATCTACTGTTCGCCGTCTGCGTTCCGAAGGTAAAAAAGTTGGTCTGGTACGTCCTCTTACTCTGTACCCATTCCCATCTGAAGTGCTTCGCGATATTGCAAAAAAAGGCAAACGCTTCCTTACTATTGAACAGAACTGCGGCCAGATGGTAGACGACGTACGCCTTTCAGTACGTGGTATTGCAGATTCCGAATTCCACGGTCACATGCCAGGCGACCTCCCTGGTTCCGATGACTTCCTCGCACCTATCATCAAGCACTTGGAGGACTAG
- a CDS encoding 4Fe-4S dicluster domain-containing protein gives MARVEFREERCKGCMLCSTVCPKKIICQSSRFNQQGYKVAEVKAEDMENCTGCTSCALICPDLVIKVYREEKKEK, from the coding sequence ATGGCGCGCGTTGAATTCCGCGAAGAACGGTGCAAGGGCTGCATGCTCTGCTCTACCGTTTGCCCAAAGAAGATTATCTGCCAGTCCTCCCGCTTTAACCAGCAAGGATACAAAGTAGCAGAGGTAAAAGCAGAAGACATGGAAAACTGTACAGGTTGTACTTCCTGTGCGCTTATTTGCCCTGATCTTGTCATCAAGGTCTACCGCGAAGAGAAAAAGGAGAAGTAG
- the queA gene encoding tRNA preQ1(34) S-adenosylmethionine ribosyltransferase-isomerase QueA, giving the protein MERDSNCTKKDLQTIPEDFRLSAYTYELPEDQIAQYPADKRGSSRLFIINRESGENHTAMFADLGKYLPKNALLVVNNSKVLPARLFGNRPSGGKVEFLMLTPLPLVTPVEHGEWKSATVEGLMRMSKRVKIGTKAEFGNDLWIEVTQTAEFGRCEATINWRGELKEHFLQQGHLPLPPYIKREDTTADKDRYQTVYADDSQLGSVAAPTAGLHFTEEMRDKLSQSGIEWAEVTLYVGYGTFSPVRCDDIREHSMHKEFIELSEETAQKIAKAKAEGRPIITVGTTSSRVLEGAFNEVGSIAPFKGWTNIFIYPGYKFNVIDHMITNFHLPESSLLMMISAFASKQRVLEGYAEAISQGFRVFSYGDSMLIL; this is encoded by the coding sequence ATGGAACGCGATAGCAACTGTACCAAAAAAGATTTACAGACAATACCAGAAGATTTCAGACTTTCAGCATATACGTACGAACTTCCTGAAGATCAGATAGCGCAGTATCCTGCCGATAAACGCGGCAGTTCACGCCTATTTATAATAAACAGAGAAAGCGGTGAGAACCATACAGCAATGTTTGCAGACCTTGGAAAATACCTTCCCAAAAATGCACTGCTTGTTGTTAATAACTCGAAGGTACTGCCAGCCCGTCTGTTCGGAAACCGCCCTTCCGGCGGCAAAGTTGAATTTCTTATGCTCACCCCGCTCCCGCTGGTTACCCCTGTAGAGCATGGTGAATGGAAAAGTGCCACAGTTGAAGGACTTATGCGCATGTCTAAGCGCGTAAAAATAGGCACTAAGGCAGAATTCGGTAACGATTTGTGGATTGAAGTCACGCAAACAGCTGAATTTGGACGCTGCGAAGCAACCATCAACTGGCGCGGAGAACTGAAGGAGCACTTTTTACAACAAGGCCACCTTCCGCTTCCTCCGTATATCAAACGTGAGGATACAACAGCCGATAAGGATCGCTACCAAACAGTGTACGCAGATGACAGCCAGCTTGGTTCTGTTGCTGCGCCAACTGCCGGTCTGCACTTTACTGAAGAAATGCGAGACAAGCTTTCACAAAGCGGTATTGAATGGGCAGAAGTTACCTTGTACGTAGGATACGGAACCTTTTCCCCCGTGCGCTGCGATGACATTCGTGAACATTCAATGCATAAAGAATTTATTGAATTATCAGAAGAAACTGCACAAAAAATTGCTAAGGCAAAAGCAGAAGGTCGTCCAATTATCACAGTTGGCACTACATCTTCCCGCGTATTGGAAGGCGCTTTTAATGAAGTCGGCAGTATTGCACCATTCAAAGGGTGGACAAATATCTTTATCTACCCAGGATACAAATTCAATGTTATAGATCACATGATCACAAACTTCCATTTGCCGGAATCTTCGTTACTTATGATGATTAGCGCATTCGCTTCAAAGCAGCGTGTTCTGGAAGGTTACGCGGAAGCCATTTCACAAGGTTTCCGAGTATTCAGTTATGGGGATTCAATGCTTATTCTCTAA